The following are encoded in a window of Pontibacillus halophilus JSM 076056 = DSM 19796 genomic DNA:
- a CDS encoding DNA/RNA non-specific endonuclease: MKKKMNYLILLLTIIFMVGCTDAEDASNADKETNPEEETTANTNEDSEKEEETTDDVNEDSEKEEATAAVIDEDEVEVAVEETPTETNDEQFSGYNIIEVDGGDLSGNRIANAAVDIGYGERDYWGFTNEHGQLIRVIADEIILQDDSNEPVLSSGRYYSDEAKVPGVESDVLDEGHVIADSLGGVSNAYNITPQESTLNRHGDQAYMEDSIRSAGGATNFEAIITYPDTETQIPSSYQYTYTIKGNEIIDTFDNVNPDETNESLGLTDNENESSDTNSDTNGDISSIDTNGNGQVTIQEAKDAGFSMPILSDHWLYKYMDDRDGDGMVGE; the protein is encoded by the coding sequence TTGAAAAAGAAAATGAACTATTTAATTCTGCTATTAACAATCATATTCATGGTTGGTTGTACCGACGCAGAAGATGCGTCCAATGCAGATAAAGAAACAAATCCAGAGGAAGAAACCACAGCTAATACTAATGAGGATAGCGAAAAGGAAGAAGAAACTACAGATGATGTTAATGAGGATAGTGAAAAGGAAGAAGCTACCGCTGCGGTTATTGATGAAGATGAAGTAGAAGTAGCAGTAGAGGAAACACCAACTGAAACAAACGATGAACAGTTCTCAGGTTACAATATTATTGAAGTCGATGGCGGTGATCTGTCCGGAAATCGTATAGCTAACGCTGCCGTTGACATTGGTTATGGTGAACGTGACTATTGGGGATTTACGAATGAGCACGGACAGCTAATACGTGTCATTGCAGACGAAATCATCTTACAAGATGACAGTAATGAACCCGTATTATCGTCCGGTAGATACTACTCGGATGAAGCAAAGGTTCCTGGTGTTGAAAGTGACGTATTAGATGAAGGACATGTAATTGCTGATTCTCTTGGTGGCGTATCAAATGCTTATAACATCACTCCGCAAGAGAGTACGCTAAACCGACATGGTGACCAAGCTTATATGGAAGACAGTATCCGTAGCGCAGGAGGAGCGACAAATTTTGAAGCGATTATCACATATCCTGATACGGAAACACAGATTCCTTCCAGTTATCAGTACACTTATACAATAAAGGGCAACGAAATCATTGATACATTTGATAATGTGAACCCTGATGAAACAAACGAATCACTTGGTTTAACGGACAATGAGAATGAATCTTCGGATACAAACAGTGACACCAATGGTGATATCTCTAGCATTGATACTAACGGTAATGGACAGGTGACAATTCAAGAAGCAAAAGATGCTGGTTTCAGTATGCCCATCTTGAGTGACCATTGGCTATATAAATATATGGACGATCGCGATGGAGATGGTATGGTTGGAGAGTAA